The Procambarus clarkii isolate CNS0578487 chromosome 24, FALCON_Pclarkii_2.0, whole genome shotgun sequence genome includes a region encoding these proteins:
- the LOC123761564 gene encoding uncharacterized protein — MSVKALQFPWRSEKFEESVLKQDEEEEEANYTASKVDIMVDMEVRGQCVSYSYHTWNGRVQDLKLDHPAARDADQQPGTQTSSQGRRPAARDADQQPGTQTSSQGRRPAARDADQQPGTQTSSQGRRPAATGTQTSSQGRRPAATGTQTSSQGRRPAATGTQTSSHRDADQQPQGRRPAARDADQQPGTQTSSHRDADQQPGTQTSSHRDADQQPGTQTSSQGRRPAARDADQQPGTQTSSHRDADQQPGTQTSSHRDADQQPGTQTSSQGRRPAARDTDQQPGTQTSSQGRRPAATGTQPSSQGRRPAARDADQQPGTQTSSQGPYSADQQPGTQTSSQGRRPAATGTQPSSQGRRLAAREADQQPGKQTSNQGGRPAARETDQQPGTQTSSQGRRPAATGTQTSSQGRRPAAGDADQQPGTQTSSQRGRQAATGTQTSSHRDADQQPQGRRPAALQTSPTMPGTRLKTGGGVNTATGLVFVSSVAPMNAVLAHPDSSRATDFWAPSEYESNEQLLHSKSVEDRRGAESRSVLHIPVLV; from the exons ATGTCTGTGAAGGCATTACAgttcccgtggcgcagtg AAAAGTTTGAGGAAAGTGTGCTGAAACAagacgaggaggaagaagaagccaACTACACAGCTTCCAAAGTAGATATAATGGTAGACATGGAGGTCAGGGGGCAGTGTGTTAGCTACTCTTACCACACTTGGAACGGTCGAGTCCAAGACCTGAAGCTCGATCATCCAG CAGCCAGGGACGCAGACCAGCAGCCAGGGACGCAGACCAGCAGCCAGGGACGCAGACCAGCAGCCAGGGACGCAGACCAGCAGCCAGGGACGCAGACCAGCAGCCAGGGACGCAGACCAGCAGCCAGGGACGCAGACCAGCAGCCAGGGACGCAGACCAGCAGCCAGGGACGCAGACCAGCAGCCACAGGGACGCAGACCAGCAGCCAGGGACGCAGACCAGCAGCCACAGGGACGCAGACCAGCAGCCAGGGACGCAGACCAGCAGCCACAGGGACGCAGACCAGCAGCCACAGGGACGCAGACCAGCAACCACAGGGACGCAGACCAGCAGCCAGGGACGCAGACCAGCAGCCAGGGACGCAGACCAGCAGCCACAGGGACGCAGACCAGCAGCCAGGGACGCAGACCAGCAGCCACAGGGACGCAGACCAGCAGCCAGGGACGCAGACCAGCAGCCAGGGACGCAGACCAGCAGCCAGGGACGCAGACCAGCAGCCAGGGACGCAGACCAGCAGCCACAGGGACGCAGACCAGCAGCCAGGGACGCAGACCAGCAGCCACAGGGACGCAGACCAGCAGCCAGGGACGCAGACCAGCAGCCAGGGACGCAGACCAGCAGCCAGGGACACAGACCAGCAGCCAGGGACGCAGACCAGCAGCCAGGGACGCAGACCAGCAGCCACAGGGACGCAGCCCAGCAGCCAGGGACGCAGACCAGCAGCCAGGGACGCAGACCAGCAGCCAGGGACGCAGACCAGCAGCCAGGGACCATACTCTGCAGACCAGCAGCCAGGGACGCAGACCAGCAGCCAGGGACGCAGACCAGCAGCCACAGGGACGCAGCCCAGCAGCCAGGGACGCAGActagcagccagggaggcagaCCAGCAGCCAGGGAAGCAGACCAGCAACCAGGGAGGCAGACCAGCAGCCAGGGAGACAGACCAGCAGCCAGGGACGCAGACCAGCAGCCAGGGACGCAGACCAGCAGCCACAGGGACGCAGACCAGCAGCCAGGGACGCAGACCAGCAGCCGGGGACGCAGACCAGCAGCCAGGGACGCAGACCAGCAGCCAGAGAGGCAGACAAGCAGCCACAGGGACGCAGACCAGCAGCCACAGGGACGCAGACCAGCAGCCACAGGGACGCAGACCAGCTGCTCTACAGACCTCTCCCACCATGCCCGGTACACGTCTTAAGACAGGTGGG GGCGTGAATACTGCCACTGGATTAGTGTTCGTGAGCAGCGTGGCGCCCATGAACGCTGTTCTTGCTCATCCGGATTCCTCCCGTGCCACGGATTTTTGGGCGCCAAGTGAATATGAGTCAAATGAGCAATTGCTTCATTCTAAGAGTGTGGAAGACAGGAGAG